From Oculatellaceae cyanobacterium:
CACCAATAGCAATTTGAGCTTTGTAGCCACCCGTAGCATTAATAGCACAATACTGAGAGCTTTGATTGCGAACAATCTCACTAATGTTTTTAGCTAAATTACGCAGTCCTTTAGTGCGAAATAGCTTGGGATGCTTGTCTTGAAGATGTTCAATTTCTTGGGGTTCTGTTTTGTGTCCTTTTGCTTTGTAGTAATATTCTAAAATCTTAGCAATATCTCGACCTTCATCTGTTGCTGAGTGGCATAAAAACAAAGAAGATTTTTCTTCACAGTAGCCACGCTCAATTAAATCAGTAATAGAATTAATTTCAGCACCACATAATCTAGTTTTACCTGGAATACTACCTAAGAGTTTTGCTAAACTTTCCCAATTTTTATCAGCTAAAGCTGTCTTGAAATTGGCAATCAAATCATAATTCAGATACTTTTGATCTTCTTGTGGTTGTTTTCCTAGCCAATTGTCGTAATTTTCTTGCGATGGCAGATTGAATAAATTTGGCTTAAACAGGCTAGTTCCTAATGTGCAAATCAATGTATTTTTCATTACTAATTATCCTGCAAATTTATAATTGATTTAGTTTGTCCCATACGTAAGCTAGTTTTTACACCCGTACCAGCAAATTGAGCATATTGAATTAATGAATTACTTCTCAAATAAAAAAAACCTAATAATTCATATTTATCTGGTTGTAATTTTACTTGTTGCCAATATTGTTGCTCTCTTGAACAGCATCATTTTTATCTAACCAAAGTCATTTATTGATAGTTTTTAGCATACATCATGGTAGAAGAGGGTGGTTCTACAGCTACCAGCCATGAACAAAGTCAAGATGATTACATTTTTAGGCTTTTCCCCCTTCTTAAGGGGAGATCTACGTTTCAGGCTTTGGGTGCGTCAGTCCTGATGTAAACAGAAACAAACTTGTCTAGGTAGTAGCTTTAGCCTGTGAATAGGTGCAAAAAATACCCACAGTTTTAGCAGAGCGATCGCAACTCCCGAATCACCCAAATAACATAAAAGCCCTGATAACAGGGCTTTTGAGCGTCAATTAATGCTTCGTAAAGATACGGGACTAGCGCGGCTCGAACGCGCGACCTAGCGCTTAGGAGGCGCTCGCTCTATCCAACTGAGCTACAGCCCCATAGGTTAAAAAATTATAACAAATTACGGCTTAACTTGAGCGCCAAGATTCTTCCCAAGATCCGCCACCAACTTCTAAACCGCACAGAGAACTATGTGCTTCTAAAATCAGTTGAGATTTACCTAAGCGCCTTTCTCTTAATTGCAGATGCAATTCACCATTCATCGTGTCGCGACAACAAAAAATCATGCCGTTATTTGTAGGTGCGCGTAAAAGAGTACCTGGTAAATCTGTTGTCCCAGTCAACTCTATTTCATAAAAAGCATTTTCCGCTTGCATATACCATTTGCCCCAAGGCTGAATATCCCACTTTACCTTAGAGTTCCAAGGCACAAACTCATAAAATTTGCCTTGATAGTGTACTCCCACCATTGCAACAGATTCCATCCACCACAACACCCCTCGCCTACCTCCCCCAGCAGTTAAAGCTAAATCTGGTTCACCATCAAAGCAGTTGCAATTCAGCCAAAACCATTTTTGGGGAAAAGAACCACCCCAGTTTTTTTCGCTGTAAGCTGGGGCATTGCTAAACTCATAGCGTTTGCCATTCCACTCAATCCAGCCTGTTGCCAAGCCATGAGCCATCAAAATCTGCCATCCAGGTTCAAAAATTTGTAAGGATGATAGCCAACCCGCAGTCGATTGTTGAGGTGCGCCTTGGTTTCCCCATCCATAGATAGGTTTAATTTCATATTGCCAACGCGCTGTGCTACCAGTACCAGGATCGTGCAGAAAGCCCTGATGCCAGGTAGCTGTAGCTTGATAACCTTCTTGAACATGGCGTTCAAAATCTGTTGGGGAGAGTTCTTTAGGTAGGGTTTGTAAATCGGTTTTACCCCAATGACCTAAAGCAAGGCGATCGCGACTTGCCCAAAACTTATTTACATCAGGAAAACTGCGACATAAATACTCATCATTAGCACCTAGAATCTGTGCTGCACCGCCACTGTGGGCTTTCCCACCAATGGGATCTTCAATTGAGTACATAAACGCGAAAGTATCACCGCTATCTGGCAACGTCACACGGTAATACCAGCCTTCAAAAAAGCGGCGGCTACTGTCATCCCAGTGGTAACCGCTATGAGGTGTTTGTATGTTAGCTGAAGAGAGAAAATTAAACATTAACTATATCACTTGGGTTCTTTTTTAGTATTAGCTATTGCTTAAATTTAAAGCAACAAAGGCTTCATATTATATCTGTTTGAGCCGTGACTCTAGAACTTTAGGATAAAATTGCACTTAAAAAATTTGGGTATGTATCGCTTTCAAAGATTAACTCTTTTGGTTGAATTTATCCATTTCTCAAGATAGATGTTCAACTTCAATAAATAATCCAATAATAATTCGTGCATCAATTAAATCAACTGATAAGAGTATAATCCTGCCCCATATTTAGCAAGTAAGCTCTGGTCAATTTCTGCTGATTTAGCTAATTTAATTAAAAATCATTCTCACGATAGAGGAAATAAAAATGAAAACATTCCTAAATATTCCTTTCAAAGTTATTTGTGCAAGTTTGGTTTTAGGTCTACCCTTAATTTCCTTAATGGCAACAGCAGAACCAATTACACGAGTTAAGCAAAGCGAGGCTGTGAAAAAAATTTGTTTAGCAGAGACAGAGACATCTCCCGCAACCCAAACTTCTGTTAACTCACAAAATGTTTCGGCAGCACAAGCTCAAGCTACAGCTAACTTTAATGCCAGAAATCCCAGCCAAATACTTAATATCACATTAATTAATAAAACAAATACTTCAGTATGCTATCAAGCGCTTAAGTATACAGGACAGCGAGATCTAGCAGGACAATCAGAGGTAACATTAAAAAATTTACCGACCCCTGTAACCGTAACCATGTTTCGTGAAGATGGGGGATTACTCAGAATAATTTCTAATCGAAAAGCACAATCATTGACAGTAACTTTAGAGGAAACAACTGATTTGGCAAATGATAAGCAAGCACTGATAATTGGTGAAGACGGTAAGTTGTCTGCATTCTAATTTAAGCCACATTTGCCAGTTATAGCGGTAGCCGTTAGTTTTTTCTTTTCGCCTGCTCTGTCTAGGTTTGGGTCAAAAGATTTACCCTAATTGCTAAGGCACTTGCTATAAAAAAATAAAGCCCGCAACTGCGGGCTTTATTCATATTAGTTCTAGACTTAAATATTGCGGGAAATAAGCTGTGTAGATTTTAGGTTATGTTACTGCGTAAAGCATCCACAGGTTCTTGAGCTTGCAGTGGTTCAGGAGTTGAAGTTTGCAGAGTTTGTTTATCAACCTCAGTCCACTCTGTATGGAAAGCCCCTGGTTTGTCAACACGCTCGTAGGTATGAGCGCCAAAGTAATCGCGTTGGGCTTGGGTGAGGTTTTGAGGCAAGCGATCGCGCCGATAACTATCAAAGTAATCTAAAGAAGCACTAAAAGCTGGTACTGGAATGCCTAATTTTGCTGACTGTGCCAACACTTCTCGCCAAGCATCCTGCCGATCTAAAATCGTTTGCCTAAATTCAGGAGCTAAAAGTAGATTAGGTAACTCTGGATTGTCATTGAAAGCTGACTTAATTTTATTTAAAAATCCAGCCCGAATAATACAACCGCCCTTCCAAATCCGTGCAATTTCACCCAAATTGAGATTATAAGAAAAAGCTTTAGAAGCTGAACTTAAAAGAGCCATCCCTTGAGCATAAGAACAGATCTTCGAGCAATAGAGAGCATCGCGGATTTGATTGATAAAAGTTTGAGCGTCTCCCTGATACTTGCCAGTAGGGCCTGTTAATATCTGCGAAGCAGCTACCCGCTCTTGTTTATAAGCAGACATAATCCGACCATTCACAGCCGCAGTCATTGTCGGAATAGCAACACCTAGTTCTAACGCGCCTTGAACTGTCCAACGTCCAGTACCCTTTTGTCCAGCAGCATCCATAATTACATCAACCAGTGGCTGATGTGTGTCGGGATCAATGTACTTGAAGATGTTTGCTGTAATCTCAATTAAAAACGAGTTGAGTTCGTCGGTAGTGTTCCATTGGGCAAAAACTTCTTGTAGCTGCTTATGATTTAGCCCCAATGCGGTTTTAAGCAAATCGTAGGCTTCTGCAATCAACTGCATATCACCATATTCGATGCCGTTGTGTACCATCTTGACGTAGTGACCAGCACCACCAGGGCCAATGTAAGTAACACATGGGCCATCATCTACCTGAGCAGAAATTTTAGTCAGAATTGGCTCTAAGTAATCGTATGCCCCTTTAGTACCTCCAGGCATCAGGCTAGGGCCATTCAGCGCCCCTTCTTCACCACCACTGACACCCATACCAATAAAGGTCAGCCCAGTATTTTCTAAATCGCGGGTGCGCCTTGCTGTATCTTCATACAGGGAGTTACCACCATCAATTATGATGTCGCCATCTTGCAGCAACGGTTTAAGCTGGTCAATTACTCCATCTACAGGCGCACCAGCTTTCACCATAATCAGAATTTTACGGGGACGCTCTAGAGAAGCAACAAAGTCCTCAAGTGTATAGGCGGCTTTAAAGTTTTTACCCTGCGCCCGTGTGTGCATGAAGGCATCGGTTTTTTCTGCGGTACGGTTATAGACAGTGACGGGGAAACCATTGCGCTCGACATTGAGTGCTAGGTTCTCACCCATAACTGCTAATCCAATCACACCAAAGCTTTGTAGTGTCATAAGCGTGTTTAACTAATTCTGCAATTAAATTTGAGATGGGTTTTCTTCAGAG
This genomic window contains:
- a CDS encoding tocopherol cyclase family protein — encoded protein: MFNFLSSANIQTPHSGYHWDDSSRRFFEGWYYRVTLPDSGDTFAFMYSIEDPIGGKAHSGGAAQILGANDEYLCRSFPDVNKFWASRDRLALGHWGKTDLQTLPKELSPTDFERHVQEGYQATATWHQGFLHDPGTGSTARWQYEIKPIYGWGNQGAPQQSTAGWLSSLQIFEPGWQILMAHGLATGWIEWNGKRYEFSNAPAYSEKNWGGSFPQKWFWLNCNCFDGEPDLALTAGGGRRGVLWWMESVAMVGVHYQGKFYEFVPWNSKVKWDIQPWGKWYMQAENAFYEIELTGTTDLPGTLLRAPTNNGMIFCCRDTMNGELHLQLRERRLGKSQLILEAHSSLCGLEVGGGSWEESWRSS
- the gndA gene encoding NADP-dependent phosphogluconate dehydrogenase, whose translation is MTLQSFGVIGLAVMGENLALNVERNGFPVTVYNRTAEKTDAFMHTRAQGKNFKAAYTLEDFVASLERPRKILIMVKAGAPVDGVIDQLKPLLQDGDIIIDGGNSLYEDTARRTRDLENTGLTFIGMGVSGGEEGALNGPSLMPGGTKGAYDYLEPILTKISAQVDDGPCVTYIGPGGAGHYVKMVHNGIEYGDMQLIAEAYDLLKTALGLNHKQLQEVFAQWNTTDELNSFLIEITANIFKYIDPDTHQPLVDVIMDAAGQKGTGRWTVQGALELGVAIPTMTAAVNGRIMSAYKQERVAASQILTGPTGKYQGDAQTFINQIRDALYCSKICSYAQGMALLSSASKAFSYNLNLGEIARIWKGGCIIRAGFLNKIKSAFNDNPELPNLLLAPEFRQTILDRQDAWREVLAQSAKLGIPVPAFSASLDYFDSYRRDRLPQNLTQAQRDYFGAHTYERVDKPGAFHTEWTEVDKQTLQTSTPEPLQAQEPVDALRSNIT